Proteins encoded together in one Drosophila albomicans strain 15112-1751.03 chromosome 2R, ASM965048v2, whole genome shotgun sequence window:
- the LOC117573475 gene encoding aminopeptidase N-like, whose protein sequence is MKSSVPCWQLLVAAILLTLIGRSTSDNYRLSRSVLPSFYNLTINIQAERYATLGSSFIGEVAITLQTNQSDTYEITLHKESLDISSCLVYNKDGALQQNVTITSQKYNRTTQQLTVPLLEALTVNENYILYFKYTGYVRTDETGLFLQSYETNKYHKVYITQLEPVYARVVFPCFDEPTFKAKFQLHLARPSEFNAASNTRLIRTTKEGNYNVDHFDVTPIMSTYLLAFVISEYQARGNLSEFAILSAPEYYNYTEFSFNVGECVIAAYNELFQMPYKQLGNKVLQFATKPWSFDNAMENWGLIIFSEEMLIHRPGYTDGLKNKEFTIRMIAHEIAHMWFGNSVTLSWWSHFWLNEGFARFYEIFMTDQIYNYKYRMEEQFVVDYLQKILEKDAVAISLPLTSPEITIQSFDEIDTQANFFAYEKGASIIRMWRNLMGSDNFNKSINSYLKQYHFKNTNPNDVFAHLKQNWPSQPEVDLDTFFSDFTEQVGYPMLIVNITQDNQKIILHQKRFLYDYEDGSDATLRYTIPITFTTNLDQSYYNLTPYTYFYKNETTVEISFENPIEWIILNQKQSNYYRVFYDQPILTQIKQLFSTSRSRRVPATTKAQIIDDLFNFAYAGMIDYADVFEYLEYLRYEFNYVPWNAAYRGMKRVVQRLTPQQLPYFEKYLSNITTGIFNELSAKSSSSDSVMDVYNRVLHVSWLCKYQNTNCNKQVELLFLGNLEKPSPDYRKTFYCAVSRTDAHARLWELYNNEIDSDDKNLILRSISCSRDYRTYIKLELFHLIPYSKQPKYLKEIYQQNPDLIDPIFSMISENIDAFVARLGKYEMIEVLSDMVDYFTTREQEEQFTIFMDRNIHRFGESALTQKNRFLTTIRKNLEWAEQRLGNKSHNDLRIESAITDRTLKIYFKYSGKVKSDTLGLFSKEIWNAGNSSTRAHKEFLFLTQFELKDARFVFPCFDEPAFKAKFQLHIGRPSGYYAVSNTRLMETTNEGKNYFVDHFEVTPIMSTYLVAFLISNYQARGNISDFAVLSLPEHYNKTEFSYNVGKRVVMAFNELFPISYKQLGNDVLLFASVPSFDIVGMENWGLIFYSEELLVQKPGYTDGFVHKEFTCRMIAHEMAHMWFGNSVSLSWWSHFWLNAGFARLYEILVTHQLYPEYHLDQQFVIHLQTIFDEDAMNSSQPLSSSESSIQTESEFEELFGSFSYEKGASIIRMWRSAMGAVNFDNSINSYLKQYHLKNTNPSDLFAHLKQNWPAQPEVALDTFFSDFTEQVGYPMVIVNITQDNQKIILRQKRFLYNYEDGSDATLRYTIPITFATNVKNTFYNLTPYMYFDKNKTTVEIFFKEPIEWISLNLKQTSYYRVLYDKPILAQLKLALSKNGHSSIPVENRAQIIDDLFSFALAGMIDYVDVFEFLEYLKNEFDYVPWYAAYRGLLGVSQRLTPHQLPYFAKYLNNITSAVFAKLTVKSNSDDTVMDVYNRQLQVSLLCKYQNTECNNQVKLHFEAHLEKPSPDYRETFYCAAARTTGYARILDLYTNESDLEEKHMLWRALSCTRDYRAHYNNMVFNSKIVENKTDGVTQMYEENPDLITPILSMLAENITKWSNFLGDSWETVVMLNKMSESFTTVEQANIFAELIDKNSEFFGTDIEVLESALERVKTNLEWAKQRLSNLNNYLRRR, encoded by the exons ATGAAAAGTTCTGTTCCTTGTTGGCAGTTGCTCGTCGCTGCTATATTATTGACTCTGATAGGCAGAAGTACAAGTGATAATTACCGCCTTAGTAGAAGTGTATTGCCATCTTTCTACAACTTAACCATTAACATCCAAGCAGAAAGGTATGCAACATTGGGCTCCTCATTTATCGGCGAAGTCGCGATTACTTTACAGACTAATCAAAGTGACACTTATGAAATAACACTTCATAAGGAGTCTCTTGACATATCGAGTTGTTTAGTGTATAATAAGGATGGTGCCTTACAGCAAAACGTAACAATTActtcacaaaaatataatcgGACAACACAACAGTTAACAGTGCCTCTGTTAGAGGCATTGACTGTGAATGAGAACTATATTCTGTATTTCAAATACACTGGCTATGTTAGAACAGATGAGACAGGTTTGTTTTTACAATCTTACGAAACCAACAAATATCACAAAGTTTACATAACACAACTGGAGCCTGTGTATGCGCGAGTCGTATTTCCTTGCTTCGATGAACCTACATTTAAGGCAAAGTTCCAACTTCATCTTGCTCGACCAAGTGAATTTAATGCCGCAAGTAACACCAGATTgataagaacaacaaaagaagG AAATTACAATGTGGATCATTTTGATGTTACACCAATTATGTCTACATATCTATTGGCCTTTGTAATATCCGAGTACCAAGCTCGAGGCAATCTCAGTGAATTTGCCATTTTATCTGCGcctgaatattataattacacAGAGTTCAGTTTCAATGTTGGAGAATGCGTGATAGCTGCCTACAACGAACTGTTTCAGATGCCTTATAAACAACTGGGAAATAAAGTCCTGCAATTTGCAACTAAGCCTTGGTCCTTCGACAATGCCATGGAGAATTGGGGCCTTATTATTTTTAG TGAAGAAATGCTGATCCATAGACCTGGCTACACTGACGGTCTCAAAAACAAGGAGTTTACAATTCGAATGATTGCACATGAAATAGCTCATATGTGGTTTGGAAATAGTGTTACCTTATCCTGGTGGAGTCATTTCTGGTTAAATGAAGGCTTTGCGCGATTTTACGAGATCTTTATGACCGATCAG ATCTACAACTATAAATATCGCATGGAAGAACAGTTTGTTGTAGATTATCTTCAGAAAATCCTTGAAAAGGATGCAGTGGCTATTTCTTTGCCCTTAACTAGTCCCGAAATAACCATACAATCTTTTGATGAAATCGACACGCAGGCCAACTTCTTTGCATATGAAAAGGGTGCCAGCATCATTCGAATGTGGCGAAATTTAATGGGAAGCGACAACTTCAACAAATCTATCAACAGTTACCTGAAGCAATA TcattttaaaaacacaaatcCCAACGATGTGTTCGCTCATCTCAAGCAAAATTGGCCATCTCAGCCTGAAGTTGATTTGGATACGTTCTTTTCAGACTTCACGGAGCAGGTGGGCTACCCAATGCTCATTGTGAACATCACCCAGGATAACCAAAAAATAATCTTACACCAAAAACGTTTTCTATATGATTATGAAGACGGTAGTGATGCCACTTTACGTTATACCATTCCAATTACCTTCACAACCAATCTGGATCAAAGCTATTATAATCTGACACCTTATACGTACTTCTATAAGAATGAGACTACAGttgaaatttcttttgaaaatcCCATTGAATGGATTATCTTAAACCAAAAGCAATCCAACTACTATCGAGTTTTTTACGATCAACCAATTCTCAcccaaattaaacaattattttccACATCTAGAAGCCGACGTGTCCCAGCTACGACTAAGGCACAAATCATTGATGATCTCTTTAACTTTGCATACGCTGGAATGATCGATTATGCAGATGTCTTCGAATACTTAGAATATTTGAGATACGAATTCAATTATGTTCCCTGGAACGCAGCCTACCGTGGTATGAAGAGAGTAGTTCAGCGATTAACACCACAACAGCTGCCTTATTTTGAGAAATACCTTTCAAATATTACAACTGGGATTTTTAATGAACTATCAGCAAAATCAAGCAGCTCTGATAGCGTGATGGATGTCTATAATCGAGTCTTGCATGTATCATGGCTGTGTAAATACCAGAATACCAATTGTAATAAGCAAGTGGAACTTCTTTTTCTGGGAAATCTTGAAAAGCCATCCCCAGACTATCGAAAGACATTTTACTGTGCAGTTTCACGAACGGATGCTCATGCTCGCCTGTGGGAGTTATATAATAATGAGATCGATTCTGATGATAAGAATCTAATATTGCGATCTATTAGCTGTTCAAGGGACTATAGAACATATATCAAACTCGAATTATTCCATTTAATACCTTATTCCAAACAACCAAAATACTTGAAAGAGATCTATCAACAAAATCCAGATTTAATTGATCCCATATTTTCTATGATAAGTGAGAACATCGATGCGTTTGTTGCCAG ATTGGGCAAGTATGAGATGATCGAAGTCCTAAGTGATATGGTTGATTACTTTACGACGCGGGAGCAAGAAGAGCAGTTCACAATCTTTATGGACAGAAATATTCACAGATTTGGTGAATCGGCACTAACTCAAAAAAATAGGTTTTTGACAACAATACGAAAAAATCTGGAATGGGCAGAGCAGAGATTGGGCAA TAAAAGTCACAACGACTTGCGTATTGAGAGCGCAATCACCGATCGAACTCTCAAA ATCTACTTTAAGTACTCAGGGAAAGTAAAATCTGATACATTAGGTCTATTTTCAAAGGAAATATGGAACGCTGGGAACTCTAGTACCAGAGCTCACaaagagtttttatttttaacacaatTCGAATTAAAAGATGCCCGATTTGTATTTCCCTGTTTTGATGAACCAGCATTTAAGGCAAAGTTTCAGCTTCACATTGGACGACCAAGTGGCTATTATGCCGTCAGCAACACAAGATTGATGGAAACAACAAATGAGGG CAAAAATTACTTTGTGGATCACTTTGAAGTAACTCCCATCATGTCCACATATCTAGTCGCCTTTCTAATATCAAACTATCAGGCTCGAGGCAATATTAGCGACTTTGCTGTCTTATCATTGCCGGAACATTACAATAAGACAGAGTTCAGTTACAATGTTGGAAAACGCGTAGTGATGGCATTCAATGAACTATTCCCCATATCATATAAACAATTGGGAAATGACGTTCTACTTTTTGCGAGTGTACCTTCGTTTGATATCGTCGGCATGGAGAATTGGGGCCTCATATTTTACAG CGAAGAACTACTGGTGCAAAAACCCGGGTACACTGACGGTTTTGTGCACAAAGAGTTTACATGCCGAATGATTGCACATGAGATGGCCCACATGTGGTTTGGAAACAGTGTATCCTTATCCTGGTGGAGTCATTTCTGGTTAAATGCAGGATTTGCCCGTTTGTATGAGATCCTCGTTACACATCAG CTCTACCCAGAATATCATTTGGATCAACAGTTTGTTATACATCTTCAGACGATATTTGATGAAGACGCTATGAATAGTTCCCAACCATTAAGTAGTTCCGAATCGAGCATACAAACAGAATCTGAATTTGAAGAACTTTTTGGAAGTTTTTCATATGAAAAGGGTGCTAGCATTATTCGAATGTGGCGAAGCGCAATGGGAGCCGTCAACTTTGATAACTCAATTAATAGTTACCTGAAGCAATA tcatttaaaaaacacaaatccCAGCGATTTGTTCGCTCATCTCAAGCAAAACTGGCCAGCTCAACCTGAAGTTGCTTTGGATACGTTCTTTTCCGACTTCACGGAGCAGGTGGGCTACCCAATGGTCATTGTAAACATCACCCAGGATAACCAAAAAATTATTCTACGCCAAAAAcgttttttgtataattatgaAGACGGTAGTGATGCCACTTTACGTTATACCATTCCAATTACGTTCGCCACGAATGtgaaaaacacattttataatCTGACACCTTACATGTACTTCGATAAGAATAAGACTACGGTTGAGATATTTTTCAAGGAACCCATTGAATGGATAAGCTTGAACCTTAAGCAAACTAGTTACTATCGAGTGCTCTACGATAAACCAATTCTTGCCCAACTTAAACTGGCCCTCTCCAAGAACGGACACAGTTCAATTCCAGTTGAAAATCGCGCACAGATTATTGACGATCTCTTCAGCTTTGCTCTCGCTGGAATGATCGATTACGTGGATGTGTTTGAATTTTTAGAGTATTTGAAAAACGAATTCGATTATGTTCCATGGTATGCTGCCTACAGAGGATTGCTGGGGGTATCGCAACGATTAACCCCACATCAATTGCCCTATTTCGCGAAAtatcttaataatattacatCCGCGGTCTTCGCTAAGCTAACTGTCAAATCGAATAGCGACGATACAGTAATGGATGTGTATAATCGACAATTGCAAGTGTCTCTCCTTtgcaaataccaaaataccgAATGCAATAACCaagtaaaacttcattttgAAGCGCATCTCGAGAAGCCTTCCCCAGATTATCGTGAAACCTTTTACTGTGCAGCAGCACGCACGACAGGTTACGCCCGAATCCTCGATCTATATACTAATGAAAGTGACTTGGAGGAGAAACATATGCTATGGCGGGCCTTAAGTTGTACGAGAGATTATCGTGCACATTACAATAACATGGTATTTAACAGCAAGATTGTTGAGAATAAGACCGACGGCGTGACACAGATGTATGAGGAGAATCCCGATTTAATTACACCCATTTTATCCATGTTAGCAGAGAACATTACGAAGTGGAGCAATTT TTTGGGCGATTCGTGGGAAACTGTAGTAATGTTGAATAAAATGTCTGAGTCCTTCACAACCGTGGAGCAGGCAAATATATTCGCCGAATTGATCGATAAAAATTCGGAATTCTTTGGTACAGACATTGAAGTGCTTGAATCCGCTCTGGAAAGAGTAAAAACGAACCTAGAGTGGGCAAAGCAGCGATTGAGCAATCTAAACAACTATCTGAGGAGAAGATGA